The Nitrospira sp. sequence CTTTGCCAGTTGCGGCATTTCTTTCAAGTCTCATCGCTCTGAAGCAGGCGCGTTTAGCTATTGTCATCGGTCGATCGGACTTGTTCGGCCATGTCAGGCCGGTGGCCTGCCGAGCACTGATCGCCTGACGCAGCGCCCGCACCAGCACAGATCTGTCACGGCCGCCGCTAAGTCCTCATCCGCTCGTGCTTATTCGGCAGTCCTCGCCCCGTCACCTCCGTTGTCCTGCACTGGCGCTTCGGCCTCTGCGAAAGCGCCAGTTCGTTCAACATACAGGAGGTGCCACCATGGCCAAACAATCCGTCAACCGACTTCCCGTTCCACAGTTCATTCCGCGCTACCGCGTCACGCTGGTTTCTGAGGGAGGTCACACCGCTCCCTGCGGTCTTCTTCGCGATTCCGCTGCCGCGGTCGCAGCGTTGCGCCCATGCTTTGCTGGTCTCGATCGCGAGCAGTTCCTCGTCTGTTGTCTTGATGCCAAGAACGCCAGCATTGGCGTGAACGTCGTCTCGATCGGCACACTCACCCTGAGCATTGTGCATCCACGTGAGGTGTTCAAGCCCGCGATCCTGCTCAACGCTTGTGCGATCATTGCCGTGCACAACCATCCGTCAGGAGATCCCACACCCAGCCCGGAGGATCGGAAGCTCACCACACGACTGCGGGAAGCTGGAGACCTACTGGGCATCAGGCTGCTCGACCATCTCATTCTCGGTGACGACAGTCTCTATAGTTTTGCAGATCAAGGCTGGCCACTGTGAGGCGACAACGAAATTCTGTCGCTCTTTTCGTCGATTATTCTTCTGAGCAGCTTGCGCATGTCGACACATTAAGAAGATTCCAAGTTCCTACCACCACTGGTGGTCTGCTTCTGATACAGCGGAGGCCTAAAAAATGGGCAATATGCTGAATGGACCATGATGTGCTGTCACTCATGCGCCCAACGCGGCTTGTTTACAAAGTTATCCCCAGAAAGTGGGGACGACGGGCTGAGCGTGATGGCCTCGCTCTCGTGCTACTGGGTGCCGCATAGGCGAGTGGTGGCGGGGCTGGACGGCTACATCGAAAGAGTTTCAGTGGGCGGATCTTACAGTTACTTATTAGATCTGCGCAAGCAAGGGCGCTCGGCGGAAGACGCAGCCTATGAAGGGGCATTGATTCGCATGCGGCCGGTTCTGATGACCGCGATGGTAACCAGCTTGGGATTCGTGCCAATGGCGCTCTCAATCTCCGCTGGGCGGAGGCACAACGGCCGCTCGCGACCGTGGTAATTGGGGGACTTGTGACCTGGACTGCGCTCACGCTTCTCGTCCTTCCCACTCTGTATGTTTGGGAAGAGCGTCTCCGAGAAGCATGGACCCAAAGAAAGGAAGAAAAAGAGGTGCCAGTGCCTCATAAAACGGATTGGTAGTGGAGAAGAACTTCACGCGTGCCGGCCATTGCAGATCGACCAAAAAAGAACGGAAATAAGCAAGCCAATAGCCCTATCTGGCCAGGAGAATTAGGCAGGTAGAAAACGAAAGGGTGTCGCTTATACAAATTATTGCGATTGCCCATCAATCAGTGATCACGAACCCCCTGACAGGCTGGATGAGGTTATTTCGAACTCATGTGGTCACACGTCGACACTTAAGCTTGCAAGCCATCCGGCATCAGCAATCGAAGGGCAGCTGCATTAATAGAAAGACCGTTGACGATGATGTTATGGAAGAATACACTATGCGTATGAGGACTAGCCGATCTCAATCTTTTCTGGCGGGCACTATCGCGGTATTCCTCTTGGCATTCAGCTTCAATGCGTACGCCTGTGTTCTGCCGTTGTCAGACATCAGCGATGCCTCGATGGCGAACGGCTGCTCGACGCCTGTCGAACAACCTAGCCGGCAATTATGTGACGCCTTCAAGATCTTGGGAGTCGAATCCCACGCTCAGTCGGCATCGTTGCTCATGGACCATCATTGGTCGGCAGACCATACGTTGCCTACGCTTTCCACGGTGAGCCCTCGGCTCGTACAGATTTCCAGCCTATATTGCCATCTCGAATCAAGTTCTCCTCCACATCAGTCTCTTGCGAGCACAGTGCTTCGAATCTGAGCTTTCCGGTTCTTCCTTATATCGTTTCATCATTATTGCGTAATCTGCCCGGCGCTCTGTCCCAGCTCATGCAATCGCTTCTTCTGTAGCAGGACGAGGCCAGCGACAGTCGTGGGCAGGAAAGCTCTTGGGGAGGACCATTACATGACTCTTTCAATTCGTTTTCTGTTGGTCGCCATAACGGTCGTGAGCATGAGTTTTTGGGCAGGCGAACGCCATGTCGCCCATGCCGCCGATCACACCGACCAACCGGTCTTGGTGTTACCAGAGTTGATTCAGGAAGTTTTGGCGAAAAATCCTGAGCTTCTGGCAGCGCGCAAGCAATGGGAAGCAGCCACGAATCGGATTGTCCAGGCTC is a genomic window containing:
- a CDS encoding JAB domain-containing protein, which translates into the protein MAKQSVNRLPVPQFIPRYRVTLVSEGGHTAPCGLLRDSAAAVAALRPCFAGLDREQFLVCCLDAKNASIGVNVVSIGTLTLSIVHPREVFKPAILLNACAIIAVHNHPSGDPTPSPEDRKLTTRLREAGDLLGIRLLDHLILGDDSLYSFADQGWPL